One Roseburia rectibacter DNA window includes the following coding sequences:
- the rimP gene encoding ribosome maturation factor RimP: MSKRETYETRTEELITPILDRMNFELVDVEYVKEGGTWYLRAYIDKEGGITVNDCEAVAREMNEILDKEDFVEDSYVFEVSSPGLGRPLKKEKDYVRSMGKEVEIRTYRAINREKEFYGILSAYDENTVTIKTEDETEMTFEKSDIALIRLAFDF; this comes from the coding sequence ATGTCAAAACGTGAAACATACGAAACGCGCACCGAAGAACTGATTACTCCGATCTTGGACCGCATGAATTTTGAGCTGGTCGATGTGGAGTATGTAAAGGAAGGCGGTACCTGGTACTTGAGAGCCTATATCGATAAGGAAGGCGGCATTACCGTAAATGACTGTGAGGCAGTGGCGCGGGAGATGAACGAGATTTTAGATAAAGAAGATTTCGTTGAAGATTCCTATGTTTTTGAGGTCAGCTCTCCGGGACTTGGAAGACCGTTAAAAAAAGAAAAGGATTATGTCCGCAGCATGGGAAAAGAAGTAGAGATACGAACATACCGTGCGATTAACCGTGAAAAGGAATTTTATGGTATTTTATCTGCATATGATGAAAATACCGTGACAATAAAGACAGAGGATGAGACGGAAATGACGTTTGAAAAAAGTGATATTGCGCTGATCCGTCTGGCATTTGATTTTTAA
- the nusA gene encoding transcription termination factor NusA: MSNNELLEALNILEQEKNISKDTLLEAIENSLVTACKNHFGTSDNVKVSIDPETCEFHVFQEKTVVENVEDPVEQISLVNAKMINSKYEIGDVVNIEVQSKEFGRIATQNAKNVILQKIREEERKVLYDQYYSMEKDVVTGVVQRYIGRNVSINLGRVDAILTENEQVKGEVFQPTERIKVYILEVKATSKGPKVLVSRTHPELVKRLFESEVAEVREGIVEIKAIAREAGSRTKIAVWSNDPDVDPVGACVGMNGARVNAIVGELRGEKIDIITWNENPAMMIENALSPAKVISVIADAEEKSAKVVVPDYQLSLAIGKEGQNARLAARLTGFKIDIKSETQARESGDFLDYENDYEEDEYYDEDGESYEDYEDSSAPAEDSYEADGTEENNVEADGEDRE; the protein is encoded by the coding sequence ATGAGTAATAATGAGTTGTTAGAAGCGTTAAATATATTGGAACAGGAGAAGAATATCAGCAAGGATACATTGCTTGAGGCGATTGAAAATTCTCTTGTTACAGCATGCAAGAATCATTTCGGTACATCTGATAATGTAAAGGTATCGATTGATCCGGAAACCTGTGAGTTCCATGTGTTTCAGGAAAAAACAGTTGTTGAAAATGTAGAAGATCCGGTAGAGCAGATCAGTCTGGTCAATGCTAAAATGATCAATTCCAAATACGAGATCGGCGATGTTGTCAATATTGAGGTGCAGTCTAAAGAATTTGGCCGTATTGCAACACAGAATGCAAAGAATGTGATCTTACAGAAAATCCGTGAGGAAGAGCGTAAGGTTTTATATGATCAGTATTACAGCATGGAAAAAGATGTTGTGACCGGTGTGGTACAGCGCTACATTGGAAGAAATGTCAGCATTAATTTAGGAAGAGTTGATGCGATCTTAACAGAAAATGAACAGGTGAAAGGTGAGGTGTTCCAGCCGACAGAACGTATCAAAGTGTACATTCTGGAAGTTAAGGCTACTTCAAAGGGACCAAAGGTATTAGTATCAAGAACACATCCGGAACTTGTAAAACGTCTGTTTGAATCTGAGGTTGCTGAAGTCCGCGAGGGTATCGTTGAGATCAAAGCAATCGCCCGTGAAGCAGGAAGCAGAACAAAGATCGCAGTATGGTCCAATGATCCGGATGTTGATCCGGTTGGCGCATGTGTTGGTATGAACGGTGCCAGAGTTAATGCAATCGTTGGTGAGCTGCGCGGTGAGAAAATTGATATCATTACCTGGAATGAGAATCCGGCAATGATGATCGAAAATGCATTAAGCCCGGCAAAAGTTATTTCCGTTATTGCAGATGCTGAAGAAAAATCAGCGAAAGTTGTTGTACCGGATTACCAGCTTTCTCTTGCAATCGGTAAAGAAGGACAGAATGCAAGACTTGCAGCACGTCTGACAGGATTCAAGATCGACATTAAGAGTGAGACACAGGCGAGAGAGTCAGGTGACTTCCTTGATTATGAGAATGATTACGAGGAAGATGAGTATTACGATGAGGACGGCGAGTCCTATGAGGATTACGAAGACAGCAGCGCACCGGCAGAAGACAGCTATGAGGCTGACGGAACAGAAGAAAACAATGTTGAAGCTGACGGAGAGGACAGAGAATAA
- the rnpM gene encoding RNase P modulator RnpM, whose product MSNKKIPMRQCVGCHEMKAKRDMIRVIKTAPTEEGETEIILDATGRKNGRGAYICPNRECLAMAIKNKGLERSFKMPIPKDVYETLTKEMEQLETR is encoded by the coding sequence ATGTCAAATAAAAAGATTCCGATGAGGCAGTGTGTCGGCTGTCATGAAATGAAAGCCAAAAGAGATATGATCCGTGTGATCAAAACAGCGCCGACGGAAGAAGGGGAAACGGAGATCATTTTAGATGCGACTGGAAGAAAGAACGGAAGAGGTGCTTATATCTGTCCGAACCGTGAATGTCTTGCAATGGCGATAAAGAATAAAGGGTTAGAACGATCATTTAAAATGCCGATCCCAAAAGATGTATATGAAACGCTGACAAAGGAGATGGAACAGCTTGAAACCAGATAG
- a CDS encoding L7Ae/L30e/S12e/Gadd45 family ribosomal protein, with product MLGIAAKAGSVVSGEFSTEKAVKEGRAYLVIVAQDASDNTKKMFRNMTEFYQVPMYEYSDKEMLGHFIGKEFRASLAVTNEGLSHSIEERLKQQSQLNSGRN from the coding sequence ATGCTAGGAATTGCCGCAAAGGCCGGCAGTGTGGTGAGCGGAGAATTTTCTACGGAAAAGGCGGTAAAAGAGGGCAGGGCATACCTTGTCATCGTTGCACAGGATGCGTCAGACAATACAAAGAAAATGTTTCGCAATATGACAGAGTTTTATCAGGTGCCAATGTATGAATATTCAGATAAAGAAATGCTTGGGCATTTCATTGGAAAAGAATTTCGTGCGTCGCTTGCAGTCACGAACGAGGGACTGTCGCACTCGATAGAAGAGAGACTGAAACAACAATCACAACTGAATAGTGGGAGGAATTAA